In Silurus meridionalis isolate SWU-2019-XX chromosome 23, ASM1480568v1, whole genome shotgun sequence, the genomic window CTGCTGTTGCTGCTTCTTCCACATTTTGGCCATGGACAGCAGCTTGAGGTTTGGTTGATTGGCAGCGTCCTCCGGGAAGATGTAGTCGTAATATTCTTCCCATCCAGCGTCCGTCTGGAGAACAAATTATTACACAGTCAGAGATCAGATCAAAGTTCACATTATGTGCCTTCAACATGCACCATTttggattaaattttttttttatccaatctGAAAAGCTTTTACTGTTACAAAAGGAACCATTTATTCAATGTGATATAAAATCTGTGATGTAAAAACTTTATAATCTGGGCtatgaaataaaacaccacaaacTGCATTTCATCCCACTCACCCCGTCCTCTGCCGTAagcttcctcctcttcttcacctgcttGGGCATGAGCTTCTTCACTCTGTCCTTGTCGGCCGAGGTGCCGAACTCCTGCTCAAAATTCATCCAGGCTTCAAGCAACATGAgtctctcctccttttcctcacACGTTCGCAGGCCTCGGTTTGCTTCCTCATATACCTGCCTGCACCGCTGCAGTCGCTCCTCACCTTCCATCGACAGCTCAAACTGTGCATAACTTTTCCATACCTGCACACGACAGACAAAAACAGATGGTCTTAACCTGCACACCAACGAGAAGATCATTTGCTATTTTGTATAGATTTTCACGACTTGAACTTGGACTGAAATAGTTCATATCATTACAACGTCAGAACTTATTTGATCTCTGCATAATTCTGTAAATGctcaattaatttaatataaaaataagttcTCTGTACTGCAGGTATTTTGTGTTCTAATTAGGAAAGGATTCACAGAATTCACACTTCACCAATCGTAATGAACTCAGAGCTCAAACAGTACAGAGGCAGAAAATATTTACTGAAAAAATGATGTGGATGAAGCTCTGTGTCATTATGGAGATAAACAATGGTGCCCCTGGGATGTGTTTAGAGCTCTTATGTTAGAAGAATTATCCTACCTTGACATGCTGTGTGCGCTGTAAGAGCCTCTTATAAAGACCACGCGTGTTCTCATACTCCTCCTGCTCGATTTCAAAATCAATATATGACTTCCAGAGCACCTGCAGAAGTTCCATAGAAACAATGCGTTAGAAACACAGGAACGTGTAGGTGAAATTTAAAGCAGTGTTTAAAAGAGCAAGCAACATGTTGGCGATACCTCTGGCATGTCGAGACGAGGCTGACTGATGGCCAGCTCATATATGGCCAGCGCCCTTTCTCGTCTCAAGGATTGTCTCGAGCTCTGCAAACTTGATCCAGGTGGTGCAGTTCTCTGGGCGTACTCAGGtacttctcatacagcttccTGCAGCGGTCAAACTCTCTGAGCTGCAGCTCCAGCTCGATGTATCCCTTGAACAACTTGTTTTTTGGACATTTCCCAATGCCTGTGCCCTGTGATTACAAAGTGTGCAAGGAATCAGAGTGCAGTTTTAATAAGCTGAACCCTTTAATAATAAAGGATGGTGACATTTACCAGGCCTCGTCTGGCGTTCTGCAGGTTCTTCTGGCGAATTTCAAACTTGCCGTACAACAGCCAGATTTTAGCGAAGGTGAACTATAAACAAgattaaaacaacacaaatcaATACACAACAAATAAACGGCAATACTTAGATTATGTTAATACCATCTGATTTACAACAaatttacacaataacacaaaaatggacattttaaaacagaaatttcCATAAAGGGATAGAAACTGTGACTGTCATTTGCTAATAAATAACTGATAGAAGGGGCACATATTGTGTGGTATAATATTGTTTATAGTCTTCATAAAAACAGTAATTTATTCAGCACTGTGTGATGTACCTTTTTGTGTGGAATGAGATCCAGACATGCCTGATACACCTGCCTTGTTCTTTCAGGGTCCTGTCAGTAAACAAAACCAGCATGACAAACTTCTAGTGCACATTTTACATTCAAGGTCTACTAAACCTCATTGTAGTTCAGTGCCATGTATCAGGTCTCACCTTGACTTCCAGCTCCTCATAGAGAGCGTAATTGATCCACAAGTAAATGTAACGCCTCCAGTGTCTCTTTTCAGTAATGGGGGGAACGTTGGCGATGGCTCGTTCGTACACATCTCGGACCGTGTCCGCGTCGGCGTCGCTCTCTAACAGACGCAGGTAATCAAACCAGGCGTCGTAATTGTGCGGATTTGCCTGAAATAAGACAAAGACAAAAGACTTTGCTAATTtgctaattcattttaaatactatacaatactgtagTTATATATAAGtaggtgtgtaatgtgtgtttcaGAAAATTTCTAAACCAGGGATGTAACCACttcaaataatattaatttctaCATAACCATAATTTACACATAACCAAATGTGCAATGTGTTTGATAAAATACCATATCATTTGCTTAAAGATTTAATAGAACATTGTGTGATCTCTTACCTTAACCTCCTCCTCGTACTGAAATCTCCTTTTGCTGACGATGACGTCCTCGATTCCTCTCCGGTCTCCAAACTTCTTCTCAAACACTGTGTAGTTCTTGAAAAGCTCCTGGGCCTGCTGTTTGGGGATTTGATCCAGTGCGTACTTATAAATCACCCGTACACGCTCGAACTGAAAACACACAAGCATACACTCGTCATGATGGAAAATGGATTATCATAGTGAAAGGCATTTTGATATCTTACCGATTTCAACTACAAATGGCAAGATAAATACAAGACTTCACTGTATTATGTTTGTTATGACTTGAGGAGATTTGAGCAGGAAATTAcctctttttgtttctcctcGAATTTAGCAAAAGCAACGTACAGGTTTTCATCGACCTGCTCCTCACCAAAGAATTCGATGGCTCTCTCGTACACTTTTCTCGCATGAGCAATATAACCATGTTTATCCTCGAAGCGAGCGTATTTGATCCAGTTCTTCACTTCAGGGTGGACTGTCACAAGTGCAGAGGAGTTGAGGACCATAACTAGATATAAGTTCAATACCAAAAGTAGTAACATATAACACAGTAGTATATGGTTTATTAAGAACCACAAAACTGTTGATGGGATGAAGATGGCGTGCAATGCTTTGCCACAAATTTTGTTATGCACAAAATGATTCACTTcataaattttcttttttttactggacCTAATGCCACCATTTCAATGCAAATTTGGTAAAAACCAAGAACAATGATTCGGTCACACTTTCATGAGTAATATCTAACAGTAAACTTGGTTAATTTTTTCCTTGCATTTTATATGATCACCTCCTGCTTGGTATCACTGACCTGAATCTTTTAATTTTACGCTCTAAATGCTGATCAGCCGACTGTTAATTACTCTACCTGAACAGTGATGCAACTCCTAGTTCTTACATCCCAGGATCTAGAATCATGTATAAAGCTCTCGAGATCCTGAAGGTCTCTGTAGTGTTTCTTTTGAAAGGAAGGgggaaattaaacattttccacATCCCAAACACAAGCACTCTGGTAAggatatatttttcataaatgcAGCGGGCTTTCTCCACCTCCTTATAGCGCAGCTCAAAGTTAATGTACGAGTGCCAGGCCTGCTCCTCTGGCATCCACTCCATCCAGCGCTCAAACACCAGCCTGCAGCCTGCTACATTCCCCAGCATCTCCTCCATGTAAGTGTATTTGTACCTGTGAACATATCCAGACCAACATCAGGTCAGTACCCTCAAACAGAAAGGATCCAATAATGAAACTATAGGAAATGAAGTGTAACGATTACCAGAACTGGTTGACTCGGGGCAGGATGGTTATGGCTCTGTCCCAGATGTTTCGAGCGTGATTGACCTGACGGTTCTTCATTTCCATCTCGGCATATTTTAGCCACAGCGTGACATTCCGATGATCCACGTCTAACGCTCGCTCGTAGATAGACCGAGCTCTTTAACCAAAACATcagaaacattaaagaaagttGAACCATAATTCATTCAACTCagcattattaataatagataTCCGAAAGTGTCATACCTCTGTACTTCCTTCAGACTCTCCTCCCATTGTGCGTACTTGATCCAGTTGCTGATGACAGTCCGGTTCTTCCTGATATTGTCTTCAAATCCCTGTAGATCAGATCATTGGTGGTGAAACAGGAAGATGATGAAGTAAACCAGGAACCCCATAAAGTAAAGACCAGGCTTTTGTCATCTTACCTTGCGTTTTCGTAATTTGTAATCATTTAACTCCTCCTCATCAGTGATCTTCTGTTTCGGTGGAGGGGGAAGAAGCTCAAGTTCTCGTTCCTTGGCTTCACGTAGCAGCTGCTCAGCTGTGATCTGCACCTCAGCCGGGGCTTTATTCTTTACCTGGTACAGGAAGACATGGCAGTGTTCTTGTTAACTAACACAGCTTTTAATACAACTTTTCATtctaataattacatataaatcaATGTGTGAAAAGAATCATGTCAGGATCAGCTGAAGGATCTTAAAATTTCAGTGTCTCCAAAACCCTTTTGAAAgtcaacatttttacattatttacctgcttttctttttggaagagggatagctcagtgtttaagagaCAGTTCAATGgttgttggacttttgatcagaatGTTGTGAGTTCCCACAACACTAAGCTGCCACCGCTGGgctcttaaacaaggccctaaacccataactactcagatgttctaataaaataattgtcactctggataagggtgtctgctaaatgccacaaaaatGTCCCAAAGCTGGTTTCTTCATTCtcaaaagtaaattaaaaataaatgtactgttTCTGCCCAACTTTTTTGTTAACAGCAAGGGTGCTCCAAAAGTATTGAAGGTGTGATCGGCCTTTGCTTAGATCAGAGATGCCGCCAAACCAAAGTTGGTACACAGTGATTATTAATTTGGCCAACTGTCATATACACTCtgaaattatgtttttaaaGGACAATAGCATAGAAACAAAccctgaatatttttttttaagtagttaatgtgcagtttgtatagcagtacagttttactgtcctctaaaaataacaacatacagccattattgtcaaaataacaacaaaagtgagtacaccctaagtgaataTGTCACGACTGTTTTGAAAGTGTCAATTTtttgtgagcaccattgttatgtagcactgccttaatcctacTGGgtatgaaattcaccagagctgccattgctgggatcctctttcactccataatgacatcacaaaactgctggatgttagacacatggtgcttcacttctgcttgaggatcccccacaggtgctcaatagggctCAGGTCTAAAAACATTCTTGGCCACTCAATCACAGTTGGAATCCATGTTGCCCTTAATGAACAGCAGCTCCCCAGCACCAGGAGCACTCatatgcagccccagaccatgatgctaccaccaccatgcttgactatAGGCAAGGCACAAAATTGGTATTCCTCATCAGGGAGTCACCatacatgctggacaccatctgagacAAACACGTTTATCTTCGTCTCATCAGagcacaggacatggttccagtaattcatgctcttggacaggttgtcttcaaaaacaaactttttgcaggctttcttgtgagccagcttaaGAAGCGCCTTGCTTCTGGGATGCATGCATGCAAACCaaatttttttgcagtgtgtggcgtacagtctgagcactgacagcggaccttccgcttctgcaacctttaAATCAATGCTGGCATCTGTTTTAttaaagccagcttctgcacctgatgcacagaaCAAGGAAGAAGAACCGTCTTGGAAAACCGCTGTATGACTCTGGATGTAACTCAATGTTAGGGTTTCACTGATTATCTTATAGCCAATGCAATATTTGTAAatagcaacaattctaattctcaaatcctcagaggtctttgccatgaggtgccatgttgaacatcctgtggtcagtgtgagagaattgtactcaaagcatgaaattttaactgctcttatacaagatacacaaatttgtatggtcctgtcaagcagacaaaaacatgacaaaTGAGACACAtgactttgcatggttaaatacagctgttatcacttagggtgtactcacatttgttgttAGCTATTttaataatggctgtatgacgagttatttttaaaggacagtaaatctgtactgctgtacaagctgcacattgactaaaatatatccaaggtTTCTTTCTATGCTATTGTCCTTTGAAAACATAATAAAGtggctgctgaaatgtgaggggtgtactcacttttgtgaacTAAGGTATgaagaaagtaaaaaacaaaaaagaattagTTTATGAAGATTACAGacatgttttatgtatttatttactttgggatattattaaataactaatataatAATTGGTATAatgctaaatgtatttttaaccgcaatcaagtttgatttttCATACAAATGTGTTTGGGCCCCTCTGATGTAGAACTATTTAGATATTAACTTCCCCCTCTGGCactttaatgtacatttatatcttTTGTAAACCCTataatcaacaaacaaacaaacaagctaATAGAATGTAGCTTGGGTAAAGCATTTCTCTCGGGGCACGattagaaatgtataaataataagacCGGGTGTaactatatataattacatacgATTTAAACAGAAGTTAAAACATGGTTCAACAGtacttttgaatgttttattattgtaattctaaataaaatagcTAGCCTGCCTAGCCCACCTAGCACCTAGCTAGCTACACACGTTCAGTTCCCATGCACGCGCCAGTCCATCTTACCTTCGCCACTTTCGGTATTCTCTGTTTCCCCGCCGCGGTGGACGCCATGATTCCCGAATATGATCTTCCAACCAGAAATTCGTAGAAAACGGTCAATTTAacaaaagaaatacacacaaaatacgctattttttttaatcgaagCTAATTTTTCCGCCACAACTTTTCTCTCGGTCCTCTACTTCCGCCTTCGCTATGATTGGCTTCTCACAAAACACTGTCCAATAGAAATCGCTCTGAATGAAGACTTAGCCAATCACGGGTGGAAATGGAAGAACACGTGACCAAAAAGATATGAATCCGGGTGggaaaaaacgaaaaaaaaaaccaatagaCTAACGTCGAACCTTACGCATGCGCGGTAACCTTTCGCGTCACAACATTatgaagtttaataataatcatggtattttttttcctttattgaaAGACACAAAAGTGTACATTCAATGAAATATcgtaaatctaataaataaataaataaataaataaaaacaacaagaaataataaaatgtatttttagaaaTTTTGGGAATCCTTTCTGACCAtttaaatttgtgtatataGAACTCAcctaataatattaacaaattttgcataaaaatgtgACATTCGTATTTGTTTTatgtaagtaaaaataatatatttttccctCAACATAGTAAATAAACATTCAACATCAacccaaaaaaaatttaacacacatacattataaaaaaagctgtataatgtaatgtataacattccacacaaaacacagaattcagGGAGATCAGTTTTATATCTCTTTAGGAACTGGTTTGTTGGATAAATACTGTGTATAATTTTAAAGCATATTTCACTAACTTTATTAGTGACacaatatttgttattataagtcTAAGTAAATTTCCAGTTAATAACCATGGTATTGGGACAGAAAGTATTAAGACATCTATCAGTGTTACATGGGACGTCCACaagatttgatttttttcaagATTTAATTAGTCCTATTTCTCcctttctattaaaatattaaaaatatttgatttgagaTTTTAATAATCGAGTATTCTGCCAATGATTCCATCatttaaagttaaattaaaatGCAGTGTACATTGGtatctttatgttttagtttgaaatgattccAAACTTTGGAAGCTTTCTGTGGTTTATTTttgcctgaatcttctcctcaaccctcactgttttctccccgttttttcatttttcattctgcagtgtcTTCTGGGTTCAGTGCGCTTCAGAGTTTAGTGGGTgatgcatcagtaataatggtcgtGGGGAAACAAAGTGCTCCATGtatagttaaatggactaaacaaaacaaataattgttttattcattgtatTCGGATAAAGAACGTATTCAAATAGtttaaataatttgtgtgtTCGGATAAAGGGTCcagatttttgtaaataaaaggaaaagagacATCAGGTCAGTATGttgatgaatgtgtgtatattagttGTGTAACGATACTTAAAATTTACAGATTGGtatgtacctcggtttttaagtagGAGTctggttcaatttcggtacaattaagaagaaatgcaaaacatattttataaaatgtaaatagaataaataaaattgatgcatttttattaaaattgattaaattaattaatcatttaattggcacaaaataatttataaaataaaatttaataaatggaaaaattcaaGTAAAGCGTGgacatttgttagacccaatTTGAGTATTACAGATggttaatagtgtgtgtgtgttttacatttaatataattttttttttttagatatgttCTACTAAACTGTTCTACatattttagcatactttaacaaatgtcttcattcctatcatcctttattcattcactccctcaatatgcagaaaaagttgctttggagcatttcggAAATAATCCTTTATATTTGCAAACCCGTGCATTTCCTAAAACactttgtacaaacagcacaacaaactttggatttggattttttgcaaaagcctgtacttttttaaaattcatcAAGTTCATCTCTCATAAGTAGGTATTTATGTCAATTAACATATCATTCCAATCAGAATGTCCTTTTGCCAAATAGTccaaatcaatataaatcaaatatgcaataaaatatatacatttgtgcttttgaaattcatagatgccaaacagaggGAAGTCAGATTTtatgcattttcaatcattgtaatccaaactgtagtttatatcaagaaatcctgaaactgtgtgccatcatactgacatgactaaacattttgattattctgtttgtgaacaatgacaaagggacttttcattctgatgggaatgagatgacataaatacttacttttaagagatgaactgaggattttgagaaaagtaaaggcttttgcaagaaatccaatgtgttgtgctgtttgtataaatagttttgagaaatgcactttaatattacaaaaccttaataaatattaaggatgattcgagaaatgctccaaagcagctgagaaaaactgtaaaaagaccggacaggattcacacttttactgtactgtactagtgttTGTTTCCTGGTTTCAGAAATtgttattctgtgttttgctctgtcgccaactgaaggttcacgagattcacctttgacatACTTTAGAGAACTAggtgattattggttgatcgaATGCCATTTACTCCCCTTCATTAATGACATTTaaaattcatctgcacaattgatcagttcaagacacatttacaaacaaaagtgtaataaaaattCAAGCATGACGGATTCTGACAactttaaccattttgcattcaatgacttctGCAATGAGCTGATGCTTAACTGTTTTGGGGGTAAAGACTAtgcaggtgaaaccagtataatatattttgatcagcaTGACTTGAACAACTGATAtcaaagtcagtaggagtaagacagagtacatgtgtgtgaatgagaggaagggcagtggagtggtgcagttgcagggagaagagatgatgaaggtggatgagtttaggtaagtaatgaagagtgtgatagaagagtgaagaaaagagtgcaggcagggtggagtgggtggagaagagtgatagcaggagtgatttgttata contains:
- the LOC124377475 gene encoding LOW QUALITY PROTEIN: crooked neck-like protein 1 (The sequence of the model RefSeq protein was modified relative to this genomic sequence to represent the inferred CDS: inserted 4 bases in 2 codons) is translated as MASTAAGKQRIPKVAKVKNKAPAEVQITAEQLLREAKERELELLPPPPKQKITDEEELNDYKLRKRKGFEDNIRKNRTVISNWIKYAQWEESLKEVQRARSIYERALDVDHRNVTLWLKYAEMEMKNRQVNHARNIWDRAITILPRVNQFWYKYTYMEEMLGNVAGCRLVFERWMEWMPEEQAWHSYINFELRYKEVEKARCIYEKFVTVHPEVKNWIKYARFEDKHGYIAHARKVYERAIEFFGEEQVDENLYVAFAKFEEKQKEFERVRVIYKYALDQIPKQQAQELFKNYTVFEKKFGDRRGIEDVIVSKRRFQYEEEVKANPHNYDAWFDYLRLLESDADADTVRDVYERAIANVPPITEKRHWRRYIYLWINYALYEELEVKDPERTRQVYQACLDLIPHKKFTFAKIWLLYGKFEIRQKNLQNARRGLGTGIGKCPKNKLFKGYIELELQLREFDRCRKLYEKYLSXRPENCTTWIKFAELETILETXERALAIYELAISQPRLDMPEVLWKSYIDFEIEQEEYENTRGLYKRLLQRTQHVKVWKSYAQFELSMEGEERLQRCRQVYEEANRGLRTCEEKEERLMLLEAWMNFEQEFGTSADKDRVKKLMPKQVKKRRKLTAEDGTDAGWEEYYDYIFPEDAANQPNLKLLSMAKMWKKQQQQEQEKQEAEEDEPTEPTQPRDEQEESRETQEPIESVPDDQDDSDSSSESESETKN